A single genomic interval of Mangifera indica cultivar Alphonso chromosome 5, CATAS_Mindica_2.1, whole genome shotgun sequence harbors:
- the LOC123215857 gene encoding protein LSM12-like, with product MEGGSNADDFAVGCLLSIKTTLGDEFDAQVIAFDRFSNMLVLQEGKSGPRRNIRLLKANYIKDFSYLGQAEDPLDVKNCYLDINALQAREELAVRQAEADAERIGVGVTSEAQNIFDALSKTLPVRWDKTVIVVMDEVRVSSPYLPESVCGGTAAANDRVKKVLEFERKRLQARVSGQ from the exons ATGGAGGGTGGCAGCAACGCCGATGACTTTGCCGTGGGGTGCTTACTCTCCATCAAAACCACTCTGGGTGACGAATTCGATGCTCAGGTCATCGCCTTTGATCGCTTCTCCAACATGCTCGTACTTC AAGAGGGGAAATCTGGACCTCGTAGAAACATCAGGCTGTTGAAGGCcaattatataaaagatttttcttatttgggACAAGCCGAAGATCCACTTGATGTCAAGAATTGTTATCTTGATATTAATGCTCTTCAAGCCAGGGAGGAATTGGCCGTCAG GCAAGCAGAGGCTGATGCTGAGAGAATTGGAGTGGGTGTTACAAGTGAGGCCCAGAACATTTTTGACGCTTTGTCTAAAAC GCTTCCAGTGCGCTGGGACAAGACTGTCATAGTTGTGATGGATGAAGTGCGTGTTAGCAGTCCATATCTACCTGAATCTGTTTGTGGAGGAACTGCTGCTGCCAATGACCGGGTGAAGAAAGTG cttgaatttgagagaaaaagGTTGCAAGCTAGAGTTTCCGGTCAGTGA